In Polynucleobacter ibericus, a genomic segment contains:
- a CDS encoding metal-dependent hydrolase family protein, whose product MKLSIKPFLILSIVFNASLAFAQPDPQVATLYENVRVFDGTSEKLTPPTNVLVVNNLIKTISAKPIQIPAGTTATVIAGGGRTLMPGLSDAHTHIWLTPTMDEILKGDVKQLNAAASATAKSMLMNGWTTVRDMAGPVFQLKSDIDSGKTIGPRIYPSGTMITQTSGHGDFSAPEALPRSLGGPLSIGEQLRISSVVDGRAQVLTATRFNLRNGATQIKLATSGGVSSPADTPTVHEFTADEIKAAVEAASDFGTYVSVHAYNIESVRRSVEAGVKVIEHGQLLDEPTIKYLKNKNIWLSTQNFEEFSAPYTPFQIHKEHQVVMGESNVFKWALQNNIKLAWGTDFFFQPDGVVQNIQLSKMKKWMTPARALKMVTHDNAQLFALSGPRNPYTEGKLGVVQEGAYADLLLVDGDPTVNLEIVADPAKNFRVIMKDGKIFKNTL is encoded by the coding sequence ATGAAACTTTCAATCAAACCTTTTTTAATTCTATCTATAGTATTTAATGCATCGTTGGCATTTGCTCAACCCGACCCTCAAGTAGCAACGCTTTATGAAAATGTCCGTGTTTTTGATGGAACTTCAGAAAAGCTAACGCCCCCAACCAATGTGTTGGTTGTGAATAATCTCATCAAAACAATTTCTGCCAAGCCCATTCAGATTCCAGCAGGTACAACTGCTACTGTGATTGCTGGTGGTGGTCGTACGCTGATGCCTGGTCTAAGTGATGCACATACTCATATCTGGTTAACACCAACTATGGATGAAATTCTCAAAGGTGATGTCAAGCAATTGAATGCGGCAGCCTCTGCAACAGCAAAAAGCATGCTGATGAATGGTTGGACTACTGTAAGAGATATGGCTGGACCTGTATTTCAGCTGAAAAGTGATATCGATTCGGGCAAGACTATTGGCCCGCGCATCTATCCAAGCGGCACCATGATTACCCAAACATCTGGTCACGGAGATTTTAGTGCGCCAGAAGCTCTTCCAAGAAGCCTTGGCGGCCCTCTATCTATTGGTGAGCAGCTCCGTATTTCTTCGGTGGTCGATGGTAGAGCTCAAGTATTAACGGCAACCCGTTTCAATCTTCGCAATGGAGCAACCCAAATTAAGTTGGCTACTAGTGGCGGCGTTTCTTCACCGGCAGATACACCTACAGTGCATGAATTTACTGCTGATGAAATCAAGGCAGCAGTAGAGGCAGCATCAGATTTTGGTACTTATGTTTCAGTGCACGCTTACAACATTGAATCAGTACGCAGATCAGTAGAAGCAGGGGTCAAAGTAATTGAGCATGGCCAGTTACTTGATGAACCAACTATTAAGTACCTAAAGAATAAGAACATATGGTTAAGCACTCAGAATTTTGAGGAATTCAGCGCCCCATATACCCCATTTCAAATCCATAAAGAGCATCAAGTTGTGATGGGTGAGAGCAATGTATTTAAATGGGCGCTTCAAAACAACATCAAATTAGCTTGGGGTACTGACTTTTTCTTCCAGCCTGATGGAGTTGTCCAAAATATCCAGCTATCCAAAATGAAGAAGTGGATGACGCCAGCAAGAGCGCTCAAAATGGTTACTCATGATAATGCGCAGTTATTTGCCTTATCTGGTCCACGCAATCCTTATACAGAGGGTAAGTTGGGCGTAGTTCAAGAGGGTGCTTATGCAGACTTGCTCTTGGTGGACGGCGATCCTACAGTGAATCTAGAGATCGTTGCAGATCCTGCTAAAAACTTTCGCGTCATTATGAAAGACGGCAAGATTTTTAAGAACACTTTGTAA
- a CDS encoding sensor histidine kinase, whose amino-acid sequence MQPISVLIIIYSFITLGTAATLYFTFRGKFDTSAMLFLAVEILMLGVVGLNFLARQNPNYAVPWLFFLSNFLVITSEIVLIFSIYGLDRKVNFTKLYLLIFLSAIYCIFMEYARVNLGATSPIAFQCSVSALLAFIAAYVCRTSIDVDLKRNQFLKLISYLQIGVGLISMIRFISFFTSDPIAPRNPNVTSPIVIFFAIYLTLNVFRYITYQSLRISWVSMGNTGINFLNRNLFNLIHEKEQLLQNLINSNRMIGVSALASSLSHELSQPLTSIALQTEAVKRDLSINTDNTRSIKSLDNIGSQINRLSVLVKNLRQLFKSQNSQLASVDLASITDELIEILNFNLHSPKITLTKNYQSKPIIDADPIQIQQVLINLLNNSIESISETNLPNKEITISIWQDDKNAMVSVHDTGIGIRSELLPIIFDLYKSSKGSGLGIGLWLSKTIIDKHKGTIAASNNSGGGANFTIAIPLSQVKS is encoded by the coding sequence ATGCAACCCATTAGCGTGCTGATTATCATCTATAGCTTCATTACTCTTGGTACAGCAGCAACACTTTACTTCACATTTAGAGGGAAGTTTGATACTTCGGCAATGCTCTTTCTCGCGGTAGAGATATTGATGCTCGGAGTTGTCGGTCTTAATTTTTTAGCAAGACAAAATCCAAATTACGCTGTGCCATGGCTATTTTTTCTGTCTAATTTTCTAGTCATCACCTCTGAAATTGTGCTCATTTTTAGTATCTATGGACTTGATCGCAAAGTAAATTTTACAAAGCTATATCTTTTAATTTTTCTTAGTGCTATCTACTGCATTTTTATGGAATACGCGCGGGTTAATTTAGGTGCCACTTCACCAATTGCATTCCAGTGTAGCGTCTCTGCTTTACTTGCTTTTATTGCTGCTTACGTCTGTAGGACAAGTATTGATGTAGATTTGAAGCGTAACCAGTTTCTTAAATTAATTTCCTATTTACAAATTGGCGTAGGCTTAATATCCATGATTCGCTTTATTAGCTTCTTCACCTCAGATCCTATCGCCCCAAGAAACCCCAATGTTACAAGCCCCATCGTTATATTTTTTGCGATCTACTTAACGTTAAATGTATTTCGCTACATTACCTACCAGTCCTTACGTATAAGCTGGGTTAGTATGGGCAATACAGGTATTAACTTCTTAAATAGGAACCTTTTTAATTTAATTCATGAGAAAGAGCAGTTGCTCCAAAATCTCATAAACTCCAACAGGATGATCGGAGTTAGCGCACTTGCATCCTCACTCTCACATGAACTTAGCCAGCCACTAACAAGTATCGCCCTTCAAACTGAGGCCGTTAAAAGAGATCTCAGCATCAACACAGATAATACGAGATCCATAAAGTCGCTCGATAACATCGGCTCACAGATTAATAGACTATCTGTTTTAGTCAAAAACCTGAGGCAACTATTTAAATCTCAGAATAGCCAATTAGCTTCTGTTGATCTGGCTAGCATTACAGATGAGCTCATTGAAATCCTAAATTTCAATCTTCATTCTCCAAAAATTACTTTAACTAAAAATTATCAATCTAAGCCGATAATTGATGCGGATCCAATTCAGATTCAGCAAGTACTAATTAATCTCTTGAATAATTCTATTGAATCGATTTCTGAAACTAACTTACCTAATAAAGAAATCACTATTTCAATATGGCAAGATGATAAAAATGCAATGGTATCTGTTCATGATACGGGTATAGGAATTAGGAGCGAGCTGTTACCAATCATTTTTGACTTATATAAATCCTCAAAAGGATCCGGACTTGGAATTGGCTTGTGGCTCTCTAAGACCA